One Amycolatopsis thermophila DNA segment encodes these proteins:
- a CDS encoding SDR family NAD(P)-dependent oxidoreductase: MTGRLDDRTIVVTGAARGIGAALSHGLAAEGAAVVLADLDDAEAGLVAESIRDGGGRAIAVRTDVTDRDQVRATIARAAAEFGRLDAYFNNAGFNEPEKFLDITESVWDRIMRVNAFGVVIGCQEAARQFLRQGGGGKIVNTASIAGRQGFPSFAPYSASKAAVISLTQAGARALAPHGITVNAFSPGVVRTPLWDKLDRDLAGIGEGDSGFASMAGDILLGRAAEPEDVVPVAVFLAGPGSDYITGQVLPVDGGMVLV; the protein is encoded by the coding sequence ACGGCCTGGCCGCCGAAGGCGCCGCCGTGGTGCTGGCCGACCTCGACGACGCCGAAGCCGGGCTGGTCGCGGAGTCCATCCGGGACGGTGGCGGACGGGCGATCGCGGTGCGCACCGACGTCACCGACCGGGACCAGGTCCGCGCCACGATCGCCCGGGCGGCCGCGGAGTTCGGGCGGCTCGACGCCTACTTCAACAACGCCGGGTTCAACGAGCCCGAGAAGTTCCTCGACATCACCGAGTCCGTGTGGGACCGCATCATGCGGGTGAACGCGTTCGGCGTGGTGATCGGCTGCCAGGAGGCGGCGCGGCAGTTCCTGCGGCAGGGCGGCGGCGGCAAGATCGTCAACACCGCGTCCATCGCCGGGCGGCAGGGGTTCCCCAGTTTCGCGCCCTACAGCGCGAGCAAGGCCGCGGTCATCTCGCTGACGCAGGCCGGTGCGCGCGCCCTGGCGCCGCACGGCATCACGGTCAACGCGTTCTCCCCCGGTGTCGTGCGCACTCCCCTGTGGGACAAGCTCGACCGCGACCTGGCCGGCATCGGCGAGGGCGATTCCGGCTTCGCCTCGATGGCCGGCGACATCCTGCTCGGCCGGGCGGCCGAGCCCGAGGACGTCGTGCCGGTCGCGGTCTTCCTCGCCGGTCCCGGCTCCGACTACATCACCGGCCAGGTGCTCCCGGTCGACGGCGGCATGGTGCTCGTCTGA